One genomic window of Sarcophilus harrisii chromosome X, mSarHar1.11, whole genome shotgun sequence includes the following:
- the LOC116420296 gene encoding protein Wiz-like: MSSEGPRRSKPGPPAPKAQRPLCTLCGASFEAQTDLCRHVLSRHSRFFASHPEPSEAESGGAPTDQPPERRQQKGKRSGPRPLSHPQAKKSVSANGATASPRPGPLTLSKAVERPPETRTSKAVKSLPGCSTTGLSHPPGSPLLKKGPPAFSGPPPPKNSEDRSPLPGSSKAQCPQPEDEGPLNLSLDGDLGRELDGLLSRAHFETTKGPSPQARAHLPQPGRSHPEAKGYPIDYGFHTRLPAQWEGQAEPGRPEFSARRPPATAPLLLSPPLAKKPKPRASGEAGLPGKWDLPANAFWAPVMELALLSLSSDTGPAQHIGCELCGQLFDNAHGLASHANSHLQEMGVREWHVNNSPIDTLAEILKSQTQAQAGGPPDPTSPGPKAGAEAMGGGPGDSLEAPSAAEPHVPPPARKWDPSSDPLGLSLTTSSHSTARRKFPGRSLHSLQEKLKSEPRRVEIKQETLVVGLQDKGRPSDGPGSPREDQAPQNLASWAEPVRGVRCQLCGEFFRDRRGLSCHARFHLRHMGVTEWYGSPIDKLQEILEKRAKAGLIKKEPTPTELPCPRGEDGPKSPGKGPLALSLTPLPHSPGKPGPDSANRGQKMTLSPLPSEPFASLLTPLRAKRPPPDDQLLHGEKKTKTCTRPEPPIKTSPFKQAFIKTRPPIRSHSETEPPIRDPGRHSSSNSRSPWEARVAFEGLHLRIPEALATSWTPCSNWVTGWRLKALKLSDPEGVDPARPPEGGPTPHSGGHPWDDHHSLHQRQAMGTNKCRAPRGSAMAPQLTVKPLGVNQAGEGDQAGSMGQGTHASPPAVVKAEEYYFTMSIGWDSNLAL; this comes from the exons ATGTCCTCGGAGGGTCCCCGCCGGAGCAAACCAGGGCCCCCGGCCCCCAAAGCCCAGAGACCGTTGTGTACGCTGTGCGGGGCTAGTTTTGAGGCCCAAACAGACCTTTGCCGCCATGTCCTCTCCCGCCATTCGCGCTTCTTCGCGTCGCACCCTGAGCCGTCCGAGGCTGAGAGCGGCGGGGCTCCCACCGACCAGCCCCCCGAAAGGAGGCAGCAGAAGGGAAAACGGAGCGGCCCCCGGCCCCTGTCCCATCCCCAGGCCAAGAAATCGGTCTCTGCAAATGGGGCAACTGCCTCTCCCCGCCCAGGCCCGTTGACCCTCAGCAAGGCGGTTGAAAGACCCCCGGAGACCCGCACCAGTAAGGCCGTCAAGTCACTCCCCGGCTGCTCAACCACGGGCCTTTCCCACCCCCCGGGCTCCCCTCTCCTCAAAAAGGGGCCGCCTGCTTTCTCGGGGCCTCCCCCACCCAAAAACTCTGAGGACAGGAGCCCCCTGCCGGGCTCCTCGAAGGCGCAGTGCCCACAGCCAGAAGATGAAGGCCCCCTAAACCTGTCTTTAGACGGTGATTTGGGCAGAGAGCTTGATGGCCTCTTGTCCAGGGCCCACTTTGAGACCACAAAGGGCCCATCCCCTCAGGCCAGAGCCCACCTGCCCCAGCCAGGGAGGAGCCACCCAGAGGCCAAGGGCTACCCTATAGACTATGGCTTCCACACCCGCCTCCCAGCGCAGTGGGAGGGGCAGGCAGAGCCCGGGCGGCCTGAGTTTTCGGCCCGCCGGCCCCCGGCCACGGCCCCCTTGCTGCTCTCCCCCCCACTGGCCAAGAAGCCCAAGCCCAGGGCGTCGGGGGAGGCCGGCCTTCCGGGGAAGTGGGATCTCCCTGCCAATGCATTCTGGGCCCCAGTCATGGAACTGGCTCTTCTCAGTCTCTCATCAGACACAGGACCAGCCCAGCACATCGGCTGTGAGCTCTGTGGGCAGCTTTTTGATAATGCACATGGTCTGGCAAGCCACGCGAACTCCCATCTGCAGGAGATGGGGGTGAGGGAGTGGCACGTCAACAACTCGCCTATTGACACCCTGGCCGAAATCCTGAAGAGCCAGACCCAGGCTCAGGCCGGGGGGCCTCCTGACCCAACCTCCCCAGGCCCAAAGGCAGGGGCCGAGGCAATGGGGGGGGGCCCTGGTGACTCCCTGGAGGCTCCAAGTGCTGCGGAACCGCACGTCCCGCCCCCTGCCAGGAAGTGGGACCCATCTAGCGACCCCCTGGGCCTCTCACTAACCACCTCTTCTCACTCAACTGCTCGGAGGAAGTTCCCGGGTCGGTCACTTCACTCCCTTCAGGAGAAACTCAAGTCCGAACCAAGGAGAGTGGAGATCAAACAGGAGACGTTGGTTGTAGGCCTGCAGGATAAAGGACGCCCATCTGATGGGCCCGGGTCACCTCGCGAGGACCAGGCACCCCAGAACCTAG CTTCCTGGGCTGAGCCGGTCCGGGGCGTGCGCTGTCAGCTCTGCGGCGAGTTCTTTAGGGACCGAAGGGGCCTCTCCTGCCACGCGCGCTTCCACCTGCGGCACATGGGGGTGACCGAGTGGTACGGCTCGCCCATTGACAAGCTCCAAGAGATCCTGGAGAAGAGGGCCAAAGCGGGGCTCATTAAAAAGGAGCCCACCCCCACTGAGCTGCCCTGTCCCCGGGGGGAGGATGGGCCCAAATCCCCTGGGAAGGGGCCTCTGGCCCTGTCTTTGACCCCATTGCCCCACAGTCCTGGCAAACCCGGGCCTGACTCTGCCAACAGAGGCCAGAAAATGACCCTCTCGCCTCTTCCCTCTGAGCCATTTGCCAGTCTCCTCACCCCCTTGAGGGCAAAACGGCCGCCGCCCGATGACCAACTTCTCCATGGGGAGAAGAAGACCAAGACCTGTACACGCCCGGAGCCGCCCATCAAGACGAGCCCATTCAAACAGGCCTTCATCAAGACCAGGCCGCCCATCAGAAGCCACAGTGAGACAGAGCCGCCCATTCGAGACCCAGGACGCCATTCCAGCTCAAACTCCCGCTCGCCATGGGAAGCCAGGGTGGCGTTTGAAGGGCTCCATTTGAGAATCCCTGAGGCACTGGCCACCAGCTGGACTCCCTGCAGCAACTGGGTGACAGGATGGCGTTTGAAGGCCCTCAAGTTGAGCGACCCTGAGGGAGTGGATCCAGCCAGACCCCCAGAAGGGGGGCCTACACCACATTCAGGTGGCCACCCCTGGGATGACCACCATTCCCTCCACCAACGACAAGCCATGGGGACAAACAAGTGCCGGGCACCTAGGGGCTCTGCAATGGCGCCTCAACTGACCGTCAAGCCCCTGGGAGTGAATCAGGCCGGGGAAGGGGACCAGGCAGGAAGCATGGGGCAAGGGACCCATGCCTCACCTCCAGCTGTGGTGAAGGCAGAGGAATACTATTTCACAATGTCCATTGGGTGGGACAGCAACCTGGCCCTTTGA